Sequence from the Candidatus Neomarinimicrobiota bacterium genome:
GACGGCCCGCGGCCGCCACCGCTATGGGGATTGACTGCGATCCAGAGGCGCCGGGGGATCATGTACCCACTCGATTAACCGAGTTGCCGAAGCCTACTTTAGTATGACCAGTTTGCGCGTTACGGCAAGATTGCCTTGCCGCAGACGATACAGATAAAGGCCCGATCCAACGCCCTCCCCGGCCCAACTGGCCTGATGGCGTCCCCTGGTCTGGACCTCATTCACAAGGGTCGCAACCCACCGCCCAGCGATATCGTAGACCGTCAGCGTAACCTGTCCTGACTGGGAAAGGTCGTACCGAAGCGTCGTGCCTGCGTTGAAGGGA
This genomic interval carries:
- a CDS encoding T9SS type A sorting domain-containing protein; the encoded protein is SVYPYFESGKIIASDMQTGLYVLEVDWVAVDTRPSADPLPSQIQLAQNFPNPFNAGTTLRYDLSQSGQVTLTVYDIAGRWVATLVNEVQTRGRHQASWAGEGVGSGLYLYRLRQGNLAVTRKLVILK